The following coding sequences lie in one Lolium perenne isolate Kyuss_39 chromosome 2, Kyuss_2.0, whole genome shotgun sequence genomic window:
- the LOC127334745 gene encoding small ribosomal subunit protein uS11y: protein MSGRKKTREPKEENVTLGPAVREGEHVFGVAHIFASFNDTFIHVTDLSGRETLVRITGGMKVKADRDESSPYAAMLASQDVAVRCKELGITALHIKLRATGGNKTKTPGPGAQSALRALARSGMKIGRIEDVTPVPTDSTRRKGGRRGRRL from the exons ATG TCCGGAAGGAAGAAGACCCGGGAGCCCAAGGAGGAGAACGTGACGCTCGGCCCCGCCGTCCGCGAGGGGGAGCACGTCTTCGGCGTCGCGCACATCTTCGCCTCCTTCAACGACACCTTCATC CATGTCACGGATCTGTCCGGGAGGGAGACGCTCGTCCGCATCACCG GTGGCATGAAGGTCAAAGCTGACCGTGATGAATCATCCCCTTATGCAGCCATGCTTGCATCTCAGGATGTTGCAGTAAGATGCAAG GAGCTTGGGATCACTGCTCTGCACATTAAGCTCCGTGCTACTGGTGGAAACAAGACAAAGACACCAGGTCCAGGTGCTCAATCTGCACTTAGAGCTCTTGCACGTTCTGGCATGAAGATTGGACGCATTG AGGATGTTACTCCAGTCCCAACTGACAGCACTCGCCGAAAGGGTGGTAGAAGAGGAAGGAGGCTGTAA